From the Bos taurus isolate L1 Dominette 01449 registration number 42190680 breed Hereford chromosome 20, ARS-UCD2.0, whole genome shotgun sequence genome, one window contains:
- the TRAPPC13 gene encoding trafficking protein particle complex subunit 13 isoform X2, with amino-acid sequence MEVNPPKQEHLLALKVMRLTKPTLFTNIPVTCEEKDLPGDLFNQLMRDDPSTVNGAEILMLGEMLTLPQNFGNIFLGETFSSYISVHNDSNQVVKDILVKADLQTSSQRLNLSASNAAVAELKPDCCIDDVIHHEVKEIGTHILVCAVSYTTQSGEKMYFRKFFKFQVLKPLDVKTKFYNAETDEVFLEAQIQNITTSPMFMEKVSLEPSIMYNVAELNSVNQAGECVTTFGSRAYLQPMDTRQYLYCLKPKKEFAEKAGIIKGVTVIGKLDIVWKTNLGERGRLQTSQLQRMAPGYGDVRLSLEAIPDTVNLEEPFHITCKITNCSSERTMDLVLEMCNTNSIHWCGISGRQLGKLHPSSSLCLALTLLSSVQGLQSVSGLRLTDTFLKRTYEYDDIAQVCVVSSAIKVES; translated from the exons ATGGAGGTGAATCCCCCCAAGCAGGAGCACCTGCTGGCCCTGAAAG TAATGCGGTTGACCAAACCTACTTTATTCACCAATATTCCAGTAACATGTGAAGAGAAAGACTTACCTG GAGATCTCTTTAACCAACTTATGAGAGATGATCCTTCAACTGTAAATGGTGCAGAAATTTTAATGTTGGGAGAAATGTTGACCTTACCACAGAATTTTGG gAATATATTTTTGGGAGAGACCTTTTCCAGTTATATCAGTGTCCATAATGATAGCAATCAAGTTGTAAAAGATATATTGGTTAAA GCTGATCTTCAGACAAGTTCTCAGCGTTTGAATCTTTCAGCCTCTAATGCTGCAGTGGCTGAACTTAAACCCGATTGTTGTATTGATGATGTCATACACCATGAAGTAAAGGAAATTGGAACACACAT CTTGGTGTGTGCAGTGAGTTACACGACTCAGAGTggagaaaaaatgtattttagaaaattcttcaagtttcAG GTTCTCAAACCATTGGATGTGAAAACCAAATTTTACAATGCAGAG actgatGAAGTATTTCTTGAAGCCCAGATTCAGAATATTACAACCTCACCTATGTTTATGGAGAAAGTTTCATTGGAGCCATCTATAATGTACAATGTAGCAGAATTAAATTCAGTCAACCAAGCTGGAGAATG TGTAACTACATTTGGGTCAAGAGCATATTTGCAGCCGATGGATACACGCCAGTACTTATACTGCCTAAAACCCAAGAAGGAGTTTGCAGAAAAAGCAGGCATCATTAAGGGAGTAACGGTAATTGGAAAATTGGATATAGTATGGAAAACAAATCTAGGTGAAAGGGGAAGATTACAGACCAGCCAACTTCAAAGAATG GCTCCAGGTTATGGAGATGTTAGGTTGTCTTTGGAGGCAATCCCAGATACTGTAAACCTTGAAGAACCTTTTCATATTACTTGTAAAATAACAAACTGCAG CAGTGAAAGAACAATGGATCTTGTTTTGGAAATGTGCAATACCAATTCTATCCACTGGTGTGGCATTTCAGGAAGACAACTTGGAAAGCTCCATCCAAGTTCCTCTCTCTGCCTTGCCCTCACACTACTGTCTTCAGTACAAGGACTGCAA AGCGTCTCCGGCTTAAGACTAACAGACACATTCTTAAAGAGAACATATGAATACGATGACATCGCACAAGTCTGTGTGGTATCTTCGGCCATTAAAGTGGAAAGTTGA
- the TRAPPC13 gene encoding trafficking protein particle complex subunit 13 isoform X3, whose protein sequence is MEVNPPKQEHLLALKVMRLTKPTLFTNIPVTCEEKDLPGDLFNQLMRDDPSTVNGAEILMLGEMLTLPQNFGNIFLGETFSSYISVHNDSNQVVKDILVKADLQTSSQRLNLSASNAAVAELKPDCCIDDVIHHEVKEIGTHILVCAVSYTTQSGEKMYFRKFFKFQVLKPLDVKTKFYNAETDEVFLEAQIQNITTSPMFMEKVSLEPSIMYNVAELNSVNQAGECVTTFGSRAYLQPMDTRQYLYCLKPKKEFAEKAGIIKGVTVIGKLDIVWKTNLGERGRLQTSQLQRMAPGYGDVRLSLEAIPDTVNLEEPFHITCKITNCSERTMDLVLEMCNTNSIHWCGISGRQLGKLHPSSSLCLALTLLSSVQGLQSVSGLRLTDTFLKRTYEYDDIAQVCVVSSAIKVES, encoded by the exons ATGGAGGTGAATCCCCCCAAGCAGGAGCACCTGCTGGCCCTGAAAG TAATGCGGTTGACCAAACCTACTTTATTCACCAATATTCCAGTAACATGTGAAGAGAAAGACTTACCTG GAGATCTCTTTAACCAACTTATGAGAGATGATCCTTCAACTGTAAATGGTGCAGAAATTTTAATGTTGGGAGAAATGTTGACCTTACCACAGAATTTTGG gAATATATTTTTGGGAGAGACCTTTTCCAGTTATATCAGTGTCCATAATGATAGCAATCAAGTTGTAAAAGATATATTGGTTAAA GCTGATCTTCAGACAAGTTCTCAGCGTTTGAATCTTTCAGCCTCTAATGCTGCAGTGGCTGAACTTAAACCCGATTGTTGTATTGATGATGTCATACACCATGAAGTAAAGGAAATTGGAACACACAT CTTGGTGTGTGCAGTGAGTTACACGACTCAGAGTggagaaaaaatgtattttagaaaattcttcaagtttcAG GTTCTCAAACCATTGGATGTGAAAACCAAATTTTACAATGCAGAG actgatGAAGTATTTCTTGAAGCCCAGATTCAGAATATTACAACCTCACCTATGTTTATGGAGAAAGTTTCATTGGAGCCATCTATAATGTACAATGTAGCAGAATTAAATTCAGTCAACCAAGCTGGAGAATG TGTAACTACATTTGGGTCAAGAGCATATTTGCAGCCGATGGATACACGCCAGTACTTATACTGCCTAAAACCCAAGAAGGAGTTTGCAGAAAAAGCAGGCATCATTAAGGGAGTAACGGTAATTGGAAAATTGGATATAGTATGGAAAACAAATCTAGGTGAAAGGGGAAGATTACAGACCAGCCAACTTCAAAGAATG GCTCCAGGTTATGGAGATGTTAGGTTGTCTTTGGAGGCAATCCCAGATACTGTAAACCTTGAAGAACCTTTTCATATTACTTGTAAAATAACAAACTGCAG TGAAAGAACAATGGATCTTGTTTTGGAAATGTGCAATACCAATTCTATCCACTGGTGTGGCATTTCAGGAAGACAACTTGGAAAGCTCCATCCAAGTTCCTCTCTCTGCCTTGCCCTCACACTACTGTCTTCAGTACAAGGACTGCAA AGCGTCTCCGGCTTAAGACTAACAGACACATTCTTAAAGAGAACATATGAATACGATGACATCGCACAAGTCTGTGTGGTATCTTCGGCCATTAAAGTGGAAAGTTGA
- the TRAPPC13 gene encoding trafficking protein particle complex subunit 13 isoform X1 has translation MEVNPPKQEHLLALKVMRLTKPTLFTNIPVTCEEKDLPGDLFNQLMRDDPSTVNGAEILMLGEMLTLPQNFGNIFLGETFSSYISVHNDSNQVVKDILVKADLQTSSQRLNLSASNAAVAELKPDCCIDDVIHHEVKEIGTHILVCAVSYTTQSGEKMYFRKFFKFQVLKPLDVKTKFYNAESDLSSVTDEVFLEAQIQNITTSPMFMEKVSLEPSIMYNVAELNSVNQAGECVTTFGSRAYLQPMDTRQYLYCLKPKKEFAEKAGIIKGVTVIGKLDIVWKTNLGERGRLQTSQLQRMAPGYGDVRLSLEAIPDTVNLEEPFHITCKITNCSSERTMDLVLEMCNTNSIHWCGISGRQLGKLHPSSSLCLALTLLSSVQGLQSVSGLRLTDTFLKRTYEYDDIAQVCVVSSAIKVES, from the exons ATGGAGGTGAATCCCCCCAAGCAGGAGCACCTGCTGGCCCTGAAAG TAATGCGGTTGACCAAACCTACTTTATTCACCAATATTCCAGTAACATGTGAAGAGAAAGACTTACCTG GAGATCTCTTTAACCAACTTATGAGAGATGATCCTTCAACTGTAAATGGTGCAGAAATTTTAATGTTGGGAGAAATGTTGACCTTACCACAGAATTTTGG gAATATATTTTTGGGAGAGACCTTTTCCAGTTATATCAGTGTCCATAATGATAGCAATCAAGTTGTAAAAGATATATTGGTTAAA GCTGATCTTCAGACAAGTTCTCAGCGTTTGAATCTTTCAGCCTCTAATGCTGCAGTGGCTGAACTTAAACCCGATTGTTGTATTGATGATGTCATACACCATGAAGTAAAGGAAATTGGAACACACAT CTTGGTGTGTGCAGTGAGTTACACGACTCAGAGTggagaaaaaatgtattttagaaaattcttcaagtttcAG GTTCTCAAACCATTGGATGTGAAAACCAAATTTTACAATGCAGAG agTGACCTCAGTTCTGTG actgatGAAGTATTTCTTGAAGCCCAGATTCAGAATATTACAACCTCACCTATGTTTATGGAGAAAGTTTCATTGGAGCCATCTATAATGTACAATGTAGCAGAATTAAATTCAGTCAACCAAGCTGGAGAATG TGTAACTACATTTGGGTCAAGAGCATATTTGCAGCCGATGGATACACGCCAGTACTTATACTGCCTAAAACCCAAGAAGGAGTTTGCAGAAAAAGCAGGCATCATTAAGGGAGTAACGGTAATTGGAAAATTGGATATAGTATGGAAAACAAATCTAGGTGAAAGGGGAAGATTACAGACCAGCCAACTTCAAAGAATG GCTCCAGGTTATGGAGATGTTAGGTTGTCTTTGGAGGCAATCCCAGATACTGTAAACCTTGAAGAACCTTTTCATATTACTTGTAAAATAACAAACTGCAG CAGTGAAAGAACAATGGATCTTGTTTTGGAAATGTGCAATACCAATTCTATCCACTGGTGTGGCATTTCAGGAAGACAACTTGGAAAGCTCCATCCAAGTTCCTCTCTCTGCCTTGCCCTCACACTACTGTCTTCAGTACAAGGACTGCAA AGCGTCTCCGGCTTAAGACTAACAGACACATTCTTAAAGAGAACATATGAATACGATGACATCGCACAAGTCTGTGTGGTATCTTCGGCCATTAAAGTGGAAAGTTGA
- the TRAPPC13 gene encoding trafficking protein particle complex subunit 13, giving the protein MEVNPPKQEHLLALKVMRLTKPTLFTNIPVTCEEKDLPGDLFNQLMRDDPSTVNGAEILMLGEMLTLPQNFGNIFLGETFSSYISVHNDSNQVVKDILVKADLQTSSQRLNLSASNAAVAELKPDCCIDDVIHHEVKEIGTHILVCAVSYTTQSGEKMYFRKFFKFQVLKPLDVKTKFYNAESDLSSVTDEVFLEAQIQNITTSPMFMEKVSLEPSIMYNVAELNSVNQAGECVTTFGSRAYLQPMDTRQYLYCLKPKKEFAEKAGIIKGVTVIGKLDIVWKTNLGERGRLQTSQLQRMAPGYGDVRLSLEAIPDTVNLEEPFHITCKITNCSERTMDLVLEMCNTNSIHWCGISGRQLGKLHPSSSLCLALTLLSSVQGLQSVSGLRLTDTFLKRTYEYDDIAQVCVVSSAIKVES; this is encoded by the exons ATGGAGGTGAATCCCCCCAAGCAGGAGCACCTGCTGGCCCTGAAAG TAATGCGGTTGACCAAACCTACTTTATTCACCAATATTCCAGTAACATGTGAAGAGAAAGACTTACCTG GAGATCTCTTTAACCAACTTATGAGAGATGATCCTTCAACTGTAAATGGTGCAGAAATTTTAATGTTGGGAGAAATGTTGACCTTACCACAGAATTTTGG gAATATATTTTTGGGAGAGACCTTTTCCAGTTATATCAGTGTCCATAATGATAGCAATCAAGTTGTAAAAGATATATTGGTTAAA GCTGATCTTCAGACAAGTTCTCAGCGTTTGAATCTTTCAGCCTCTAATGCTGCAGTGGCTGAACTTAAACCCGATTGTTGTATTGATGATGTCATACACCATGAAGTAAAGGAAATTGGAACACACAT CTTGGTGTGTGCAGTGAGTTACACGACTCAGAGTggagaaaaaatgtattttagaaaattcttcaagtttcAG GTTCTCAAACCATTGGATGTGAAAACCAAATTTTACAATGCAGAG agTGACCTCAGTTCTGTG actgatGAAGTATTTCTTGAAGCCCAGATTCAGAATATTACAACCTCACCTATGTTTATGGAGAAAGTTTCATTGGAGCCATCTATAATGTACAATGTAGCAGAATTAAATTCAGTCAACCAAGCTGGAGAATG TGTAACTACATTTGGGTCAAGAGCATATTTGCAGCCGATGGATACACGCCAGTACTTATACTGCCTAAAACCCAAGAAGGAGTTTGCAGAAAAAGCAGGCATCATTAAGGGAGTAACGGTAATTGGAAAATTGGATATAGTATGGAAAACAAATCTAGGTGAAAGGGGAAGATTACAGACCAGCCAACTTCAAAGAATG GCTCCAGGTTATGGAGATGTTAGGTTGTCTTTGGAGGCAATCCCAGATACTGTAAACCTTGAAGAACCTTTTCATATTACTTGTAAAATAACAAACTGCAG TGAAAGAACAATGGATCTTGTTTTGGAAATGTGCAATACCAATTCTATCCACTGGTGTGGCATTTCAGGAAGACAACTTGGAAAGCTCCATCCAAGTTCCTCTCTCTGCCTTGCCCTCACACTACTGTCTTCAGTACAAGGACTGCAA AGCGTCTCCGGCTTAAGACTAACAGACACATTCTTAAAGAGAACATATGAATACGATGACATCGCACAAGTCTGTGTGGTATCTTCGGCCATTAAAGTGGAAAGTTGA
- the TRAPPC13 gene encoding trafficking protein particle complex subunit 13 isoform X5 has product MEVNPPKQEHLLALKVMRLTKPTLFTNIPVTCEEKDLPGDLFNQLMRDDPSTVNGAEILMLGEMLTLPQNFGNIFLGETFSSYISVHNDSNQVVKDILVKADLQTSSQRLNLSASNAAVAELKPDCCIDDVIHHEVKEIGTHILVCAVSYTTQSGEKMYFRKFFKFQVLKPLDVKTKFYNAESDLSSVTDEVFLEAQIQNITTSPMFMEKVSLEPSIMYNVAELNSVNQAGECVTTFGSRAYLQPMDTRQYLYCLKPKKEFAEKAGIIKGVTVIGKLDIVWKTNLGERGRLQTSQLQRMAPGYGDVRLSLEAIPDTVNLEEPFHITCKITNCSSERTMDLVFEV; this is encoded by the exons ATGGAGGTGAATCCCCCCAAGCAGGAGCACCTGCTGGCCCTGAAAG TAATGCGGTTGACCAAACCTACTTTATTCACCAATATTCCAGTAACATGTGAAGAGAAAGACTTACCTG GAGATCTCTTTAACCAACTTATGAGAGATGATCCTTCAACTGTAAATGGTGCAGAAATTTTAATGTTGGGAGAAATGTTGACCTTACCACAGAATTTTGG gAATATATTTTTGGGAGAGACCTTTTCCAGTTATATCAGTGTCCATAATGATAGCAATCAAGTTGTAAAAGATATATTGGTTAAA GCTGATCTTCAGACAAGTTCTCAGCGTTTGAATCTTTCAGCCTCTAATGCTGCAGTGGCTGAACTTAAACCCGATTGTTGTATTGATGATGTCATACACCATGAAGTAAAGGAAATTGGAACACACAT CTTGGTGTGTGCAGTGAGTTACACGACTCAGAGTggagaaaaaatgtattttagaaaattcttcaagtttcAG GTTCTCAAACCATTGGATGTGAAAACCAAATTTTACAATGCAGAG agTGACCTCAGTTCTGTG actgatGAAGTATTTCTTGAAGCCCAGATTCAGAATATTACAACCTCACCTATGTTTATGGAGAAAGTTTCATTGGAGCCATCTATAATGTACAATGTAGCAGAATTAAATTCAGTCAACCAAGCTGGAGAATG TGTAACTACATTTGGGTCAAGAGCATATTTGCAGCCGATGGATACACGCCAGTACTTATACTGCCTAAAACCCAAGAAGGAGTTTGCAGAAAAAGCAGGCATCATTAAGGGAGTAACGGTAATTGGAAAATTGGATATAGTATGGAAAACAAATCTAGGTGAAAGGGGAAGATTACAGACCAGCCAACTTCAAAGAATG GCTCCAGGTTATGGAGATGTTAGGTTGTCTTTGGAGGCAATCCCAGATACTGTAAACCTTGAAGAACCTTTTCATATTACTTGTAAAATAACAAACTGCAG CAGTGAAAGAACGATGGATCTTGTTTTCGAAGTGTGA
- the TRAPPC13 gene encoding trafficking protein particle complex subunit 13 isoform X4 gives MEVNPPKQEHLLALKVMRLTKPTLFTNIPVTCEEKDLPGDLFNQLMRDDPSTVNGAEILMLGEMLTLPQNFGNIFLGETFSSYISVHNDSNQVVKDILVKADLQTSSQRLNLSASNAAVAELKPDCCIDDVIHHEVKEIGTHILVCAVSYTTQSGEKMYFRKFFKFQVLKPLDVKTKFYNAESDLSSVTDEVFLEAQIQNITTSPMFMEKVSLEPSIMYNVAELNSVNQAGECVTTFGSRAYLQPMDTRQYLYCLKPKKEFAEKAGIIKGVTVIGKLDIVWKTNLGERGRLQTSQLQRMAPGYGDVRLSLEAIPDTVNLEEPFHITCKITNCRSSVSSSIKMGLLPTHNTHRHIPVICSYWIFVECNEESHALHLNWAVAHTEHFKF, from the exons ATGGAGGTGAATCCCCCCAAGCAGGAGCACCTGCTGGCCCTGAAAG TAATGCGGTTGACCAAACCTACTTTATTCACCAATATTCCAGTAACATGTGAAGAGAAAGACTTACCTG GAGATCTCTTTAACCAACTTATGAGAGATGATCCTTCAACTGTAAATGGTGCAGAAATTTTAATGTTGGGAGAAATGTTGACCTTACCACAGAATTTTGG gAATATATTTTTGGGAGAGACCTTTTCCAGTTATATCAGTGTCCATAATGATAGCAATCAAGTTGTAAAAGATATATTGGTTAAA GCTGATCTTCAGACAAGTTCTCAGCGTTTGAATCTTTCAGCCTCTAATGCTGCAGTGGCTGAACTTAAACCCGATTGTTGTATTGATGATGTCATACACCATGAAGTAAAGGAAATTGGAACACACAT CTTGGTGTGTGCAGTGAGTTACACGACTCAGAGTggagaaaaaatgtattttagaaaattcttcaagtttcAG GTTCTCAAACCATTGGATGTGAAAACCAAATTTTACAATGCAGAG agTGACCTCAGTTCTGTG actgatGAAGTATTTCTTGAAGCCCAGATTCAGAATATTACAACCTCACCTATGTTTATGGAGAAAGTTTCATTGGAGCCATCTATAATGTACAATGTAGCAGAATTAAATTCAGTCAACCAAGCTGGAGAATG TGTAACTACATTTGGGTCAAGAGCATATTTGCAGCCGATGGATACACGCCAGTACTTATACTGCCTAAAACCCAAGAAGGAGTTTGCAGAAAAAGCAGGCATCATTAAGGGAGTAACGGTAATTGGAAAATTGGATATAGTATGGAAAACAAATCTAGGTGAAAGGGGAAGATTACAGACCAGCCAACTTCAAAGAATG GCTCCAGGTTATGGAGATGTTAGGTTGTCTTTGGAGGCAATCCCAGATACTGTAAACCTTGAAGAACCTTTTCATATTACTTGTAAAATAACAAACTGCAG atcttcagtttcttcatctataaaaatggGATTACTACCAacccacaacacacacagacacatacctgTAATCTGCTCTTACTGGATCTTTGTGGAATGTAATGAGGAAAGTCATGCATTGCACCTAAACTGGGCTGTGGCGCACACTGAACATTTCAAATTTTAG
- the SHLD3 gene encoding shieldin complex subunit 3 → MTTEVILHYRPYESDPTQLPKIAEKAIQDFPTRPLLRFIPWFPRDESRLPLKPKRSPPGISEEAAEDVRQYLAISECSIKSQSYDCTVDLLEFQPNLKRKKHLIQSHTLNEQANSESLEKHAEKEKRHKKRSWSVSSLPSSNCTENVSPLSKKLQDNLKALNLHSFYRARWTIEHTICNNQTLEDIWAKLNRIIRNNELPSCNATIQRHLGQIWVFCDIMYCEYVGNLLKGRLALTGKINLFVHKNGVIFSM, encoded by the coding sequence ATGACTACAGAAGTAATATTACATTATCGACCATATGAGAGTGATCCCACACAACTgccaaaaattgcagagaaagcaATTCAAGACTTTCCTACACGTCCGCTATTGAGATTTATTCCTTGGTTTCCACGTGATGAGTCCAGACTTCCACTCAAACCTAAAAGGTCACCGCCTgggatttctgaagaggcagctGAAGATGTGAGACAGTACTTAGCCATTTCAGAATGTAGTATTAAATCACAGAGTTATGATTGCACAGTAGAtctgttggagtttcagcctaatttgaaaagaaagaagcacTTAATCCAATCACACACGCTGAATGAACAGGCTAATTCTGAAAGTCTGGAGAAacatgcagaaaaagaaaaacggcACAAAAAAAGGTCTTGGAGTGTATCATCACTTCCCAGCAGTAACTGTACTGAAAATGTTTCTCCTTTGTCTAAAAAACTGCAAGATAATCTAAAGGCACTAAATTTGCACTCATTTTATAGAGCAAGATGGACAATAGAACACACTATTTGTAACAACCAGACTCTGGAAGACATTTGGGCAAAACTCAATCGAATTATCAGGAACAACGAACTTCCATCTTGTAATGCTACAATTCAGAGACATTTAGGCCAGATATGGGTGTTCTGTGATATTATGTACTGTGAATATGTGGGGAATCTTCTTAAAGGAAGATTAGCTCTTACTgggaaaattaatttatttgtgcaTAAAAATGGTGTTATTTTTAGTATGTAA